In the genome of Acidobacteriota bacterium, the window GCGGCGCCGAAGGCGTCGTTGACGTAGAGGTCCGCCAGGCTCCTCAATGCCTCCGCGAGGGAGGGGTCGCCCACGGTCTCCCCGGGTTCGAAACGAATGTTCTCGAGGAGGAGGACCTCCCCGGGCGCCAACTCGGCGGCGCGCCGGCGGGCCTGCGGGCCGACGACATCCTCGCTCAGGAGGACACGTACGCCCGGCAGGCATTCCCCGAGGCGGCGGGCCACGGGCCCCAGGGACAGTTCGGCTACGCGTTTCCCCTTGGGGCGGCCCAAGTGCGAGCACACCACGACCGAAGCTCCCCGTTCCAACAAATGCCTCAAGGTCGGGAGGGCGGCCCGAATCCGGGTGTCGTCGGTGATGACGCCGGCTTCCAGAGGGACGTTGAAATCGGCCCTCAGGAAAACCCGTTTGCCTTCCACGGGAAGATCGCGGACGGAACGGTAGGCCGTCATGAAACCCCTCCCTCGAGATAGGTCAGCAGGTCCAAGAGGCGGTGAATATAACCCGATTCATTGTCGTACCAGGCCACGACCCGGGCCATGCGCCCTAGGGTCTGGGTGAGCCCCGTGTCCACGATCGAGGAGGCGGGGTGCCCCAGAAAGTCCTGAGAGACGAGTTCTTCGCGGGACAAGGCCAGAATCCCGCGGAGGGGGCCGTCCGCGGCCTCCTCCAGGCACTTCACCACCGCCTCGGGTGTGGTCGGGTGTTCGAGGCAGAGCGTGATCTCCGTAAGAGACACGGCGGGGGCCGGCACGCGGACGGCCATGCCCCGGACCCGGCCCGATAGAAGCGGGAGCACCGACTCCACGGCGAGGGAGGCGCTGGTGGTCGTGGGGATGAGGTTGAGGCCCGCGGCTCGGGCCCGCCGGAGGTCCCTTTGCGGAGCGTCCACAAGGGTCTGGCTCACGTTGTAACAATGGACCGTGTTGAAGAGAACGGAATCCACCGCGAAGCGGGAGGCGAGGGCCCAGAGGGGCGGAACGAGGCAGTGGGTCGTGCAGGAGGTGGCGGACAGAATCCTCTCTTGCGGCCTGATTTCCTTGTGGTTCACACCGAAAACCACCTGCCGGTCGGCGTCGGGGCTCGAGGCCGTAAGCAAGGTGGGCCGGCGGTGGGATTCGAGGCCCCGTCTGTCCTTGAACCGTCCTGTCGCCTCCACGACCCAGTCCACGCCGGTTTCTTCCCACGGGATCTCCACAGGGTCCGGGCAGCGGAACAGGGGGATGGAGGCGCCCCCCACGGAAAGGGTTTCGCCTTCGGCGGCCGCCTCGAGATGCGTGGCCCCGTAATAGGAATCGTGGTTCAGGAGGTGGGCCAGCACCCGCCCCTCGGCCACGTCGTTCACCGCGGCCACCCGGTGCCGACCGTCCCGCAGCAGGGCCCTGAGGAGCCCCCGGCCTATGCGTCCGAGCCCGTTGATGCCGATTCGCACGCTCACCTCCAAGGGACCAGGCGGTGATCTTATCCTCGTCGCGGAAAAAAAGGCCCCCCGGGATGCTGCCCGGCCCGCCGCCGTCAGCGGACGGTGACCCGAATCGTGTTCTTGGCGGGACCGGCGTGAACGGTCACCGAGGCCGTGCCCCGGGAAAGTCCCGAAGCGATGCCATCCGGGGTCACCGAGAGGGTGGTTTGGGGGACCACGTCAAACCGGACCTCGGCCCGCATGGGCCGACCCTGGTCCGAGATCACCGTGTACCGGAGCGGGGCCGCTCCTCCGAGAGGAACGGTCTGGCTCGCCTCATCCACCTTTACGGCCACCGGGGATTCCAGAATCACGTCGGTCTCCACTTCGGCCCGGGTCTTGCCTGCGGCGGCCGCTATCTTGACCCGCCCGGCACCCAAGACCGTGAGGCGTCCCGATGCGTCCACGGCGGCGATCTGGGGGTTCGAGGAGGTAAACGTCACGTCCGACAGGTCGCCCGGTTCGCCCCGGTCGGTCGTGGCGGTCACGGTCAAGGGAACGATGGACCCCGAAGGCCCGACGACCCCCCCCTCGGGCGCCTTGATCTCAAGACGAGAGAGAATCCTCACCCGAACGGCCGCCTGGGCCACGGCCTCCCCCGCCCGGACGGTGATGACCGCGTCTCCCGAGCTGCGGGCCGTCACCCTTCCCTCACCGTCCACCTCCGCCACGTCCGGTGCGCTGCTGAGGAAGTGGAGTTCGGCTTTCTCGAGGGCGTTGCCCTTCTTGTCCAGGACGGTCACGTTCAAGGACTTGGAGGCCCCCGTGTCCCTCAAGACGAGTTCGCCGGGTGAAACCTCGATCCGAGCGGGCTTGGCGCAGGACAGTCCCGCGAGAAAGAGCAGCGCTGCCGCGCACACGGTCAGTCGGCTCCGGAACTCCATGTTCGCTTCCCCCTTTACACCTGGGCGGAGGTGCACCTTCCCTCGCGGCGCCCCCCTCCGAGGCCGCTCATTCTATGTCCGCTGCAGAAGGGATTCAAGACTCAGCCGAGGCCTGCTACACTCTTCCCGCGCCGCACAGCGGAGGAATTCATGCGCGCCTTGGCCGTCGTACCCGCACGTTTCGCCTCCACCCGGTTCCCGGGAAAGCCCCTCGCCCTCGTCCTGGGAAAGCCGATGATCCAATGGGTCGTCGAACGGGCCTCGAGAATCCGGGGAATCGAGGGAGTCCTCGTGGCCACCGACGACGAGCGCATCGTGAAAGTCGTTTTGGACTTCGGCGGGCGGGCCGTGCTGACCTCTTCCGCGTGCCCCTCGGGTACGGACCGGATTTGGGAAGCGGCCCGGGAGTGGGACGGCGATGTCCTGGTGAATCTTCAGGGCGATG includes:
- the pgk gene encoding phosphoglycerate kinase, with amino-acid sequence MTAYRSVRDLPVEGKRVFLRADFNVPLEAGVITDDTRIRAALPTLRHLLERGASVVVCSHLGRPKGKRVAELSLGPVARRLGECLPGVRVLLSEDVVGPQARRRAAELAPGEVLLLENIRFEPGETVGDPSLAEALRSLADLYVNDAFGAAHRAHVSVCALPKAFPNPAIGFLMQRELEYLSDRLSDP
- a CDS encoding glyceraldehyde 3-phosphate dehydrogenase NAD-binding domain-containing protein — translated: MRIGINGLGRIGRGLLRALLRDGRHRVAAVNDVAEGRVLAHLLNHDSYYGATHLEAAAEGETLSVGGASIPLFRCPDPVEIPWEETGVDWVVEATGRFKDRRGLESHRRPTLLTASSPDADRQVVFGVNHKEIRPQERILSATSCTTHCLVPPLWALASRFAVDSVLFNTVHCYNVSQTLVDAPQRDLRRARAAGLNLIPTTTSASLAVESVLPLLSGRVRGMAVRVPAPAVSLTEITLCLEHPTTPEAVVKCLEEAADGPLRGILALSREELVSQDFLGHPASSIVDTGLTQTLGRMARVVAWYDNESGYIHRLLDLLTYLEGGVS
- a CDS encoding Ig-like domain-containing protein, which translates into the protein MEFRSRLTVCAAALLFLAGLSCAKPARIEVSPGELVLRDTGASKSLNVTVLDKKGNALEKAELHFLSSAPDVAEVDGEGRVTARSSGDAVITVRAGEAVAQAAVRVRILSRLEIKAPEGGVVGPSGSIVPLTVTATTDRGEPGDLSDVTFTSSNPQIAAVDASGRLTVLGAGRVKIAAAAGKTRAEVETDVILESPVAVKVDEASQTVPLGGAAPLRYTVISDQGRPMRAEVRFDVVPQTTLSVTPDGIASGLSRGTASVTVHAGPAKNTIRVTVR